In Maniola hyperantus chromosome 13, iAphHyp1.2, whole genome shotgun sequence, one genomic interval encodes:
- the LOC117987447 gene encoding uncharacterized protein yields the protein MSADVKTFQGVLDRYNGITVDSQDEPCDPDQFSTRLIDSLRKWDEEQKRCIWFKVYIKDAVWVPVLANEGFNFHHSRDNFVMMYKWLLKNREANLPPACHTNLGVGGLVFNDDSEILVVTEKHFEYAHWKLPGGYVERGEDIKDAAIREVKEETGIDAVFESMVTLRHTHKAMFGNSDIYIVVMLKATSTVITKSEEEIKECKWMKIDEYLRHPHAHEFNRFIVKQALELKEKNIKFNLLKSNVKVANWSRDITSLVVDV from the exons ATGTCTGCCGATGTTAAAACATTCCAAGGAGTTCTCGACAGATATAATGGAATAACTGTGGACTCTCAAGATGAGCCCTGTGATCCAGATCAGTTTTCGACTCGACTGATAG ACTCATTAAGAAAATGGGATGAAGAGCAAAAAAGATGCATTTGGTTCAAAGTATACATCAAAGATGCAGTATGGGTACCAGTACTCGCTAAT GAAGGATTCAATTTCCATCACTCAAGGGACAACTTTGTAATGATGTACAAATGGTTGCTGAAGAATAGAGAAGCTAACTTACCTCCTGCCTGTCATACTAATCTAGGAGTTGGAGGCTTAGTTTTCAATGATGACAGTGAAATACTTGTTGTGACTGAGAAGCATTTTGAGTATGCCCATTGGAAACTACCTGGTGGTTATGTAGAAAGAG GTGAAGACATTAAGGATGCAGCAATACGAGAAGTGAAAGAAGAAACTGGTATTGATGCAGTGTTTGAGTCAATGGTCACTTTGAGACATACACACAAGGCAATGTTCGGTAATTCAGATATTTACATAGTGGTTATGCTAAAAGCCACTTCAACAGTTATAACAAAATCAGAAGAAGAAATCAAAGAGTGTAAGTGGATGAAAATAGATGAATATCTCAGACATCCACATGCACATGAATTCAATCGCTTTATTGTGAAACAAGCATTAGAATTAAAGGAAAAGAATATTAAATTCAACCTTCTCAAAAGTAATGTTAAAGTTGCAAATTGGTCCAGAGATATAACTTCACTTGTTGTAGATGTTTAA
- the LOC117987445 gene encoding Golgi to ER traffic protein 4 homolog, with translation MAGRGERGVSRVLDKLEASVNSGQYYEAHQMYRTLYFRYLSQKKYPELLNLLYKGSTLLLHRDQQGSGADLAILLVDVLTKSETKPCQEWIEKIAKLFELMNSSIPERETFLTNAVKWSMDNNKKGHPLLHKKIAEVYWQEKKYTSAHRHFLHSSDGAAYAGMLIELHTTKGLKSEIDLFIAQAVLQCLCLRNIQMATEAFNKYTGSHPTIKNDKGPPYLLPLLNFLWFLLRAVEQKHVIQFKILRNCYAISIKRDPNYSVYLDTIGRIWFGIEIPQDSRNSNSVFGGLLKSIIGDVDVDSSDEDGDFMTNCASVPDLD, from the exons atggctgGACGAGGAGAGAGAGGTGTATCGCGCGTTTTAGATAAATTAGAAGCATCCGTCAATTCGGGTCAATATTACGAGGCTCATCAAATGTATAGAACGCTTTATTTCAG ATATTTAAGCCAAAAGAAGTACCCTGAATTATTAAATTTACTGTATAAAGGATCAACACTTTTGCTACATCGCGACCAACAAGGCAGTGGTGCTGATTTGGCAATACTTTTAGTAGATGTTTTAACGAAATCAGAAACAAAACCTTGTCAAGAATGGATAGAGAAAATAGCTAAGTTGTTTGAACTTATGAACTCTAGTATTCCTGAGCGGGAAACATTTCTTACAAATGCTGTGAAGTGGTCAatggataataataaaaagggtCATCCTCTACTTCATAAG aaaatagcAGAAGTGTATTGGCAGGAAAAGAAATATACATCAGCACATAGACACTTTCTACACTCAAGTGATGGGGCAGCGTATGCTGGCATGCTAATAGAGTTGCACACAACTAAGGGTCTGAAGTCAGAAATCGACTTATTTATAGCTCAGGCTGTGCTACAGTGTCTTTGCTTGCGTAATATACAAATGGCCACTGAAGCGTTTAATAAATACACAGGTTCACACCCTACGATAAAAAATGATAAAGGCCCACCATACTTGTTGCCATTACTAAATTTTCTATGGTTCCTTTTAAGGGCTGTTGAACA gAAACATGTCAtccaatttaaaatattaaggaACTGTTATGCTATAAGTATAAAACGAGATCCAAATTACTCTGTGTATCTAGACACCATTGGCCGTATATGGTTTGGAATAGAAATACCACAGGACAGTAGGaattcaaattctgtgtttggTGGACTTCTTAAATCTATTATAGGAGATGTAGATGTTGATTCTTCAGATGAAGATGGGGACTTTATGACGAATTGTGCGTCAGTTCCCGACTTAGATTAG